The following proteins are encoded in a genomic region of Rhinoderma darwinii isolate aRhiDar2 unplaced genomic scaffold, aRhiDar2.hap1 Scaffold_4567, whole genome shotgun sequence:
- the LOC142717600 gene encoding protein kinase C delta type-like: protein MTLRLRSVLPIRFYTAEMICGLQFLHGHNIVHRDLKPENIMLDADGHVRIIDLGLAQDGVTASNKIRGVSGTLHYMAPEVLLRKKYGSAVDWWSLGIVVSRMAAGRSPFYNGPVRQMAIKAITTAKPKFPTWLNPDVKHLTKRLVRKNSKRRLGVCGNIREHPFFSTIGWEELQERRAQPPFTPFVPVLENQHLKWPENNKALHPLAGFSFMSPSWTR from the exons atgacattgagactccgctctgttctccccatcagattctacacagcagagatgatatgtggcctccagttcctccatggacacaacatcgtccaccg agatctaaagccggagaatataatgttggatgcagatggccacgtccgtatcatcgacctgggattggcccaagatggcgtcaccgcctccaataagatccgtggagtgtcgggaacgttgcattacatggcccccgaggtgcttcttagaaaaaaatacggctccgcagttgactggtggagcctggggattgtggtgtccaggatggcagcaggacgctccccattttacaacggccccgtcaggcaaatggctatcaaagccatcaccaccgcgaagcctaaatttccaacttggcttaatcctgacgtgaaacatctgaccaagagactggtccgtaaaaattctaagaggcgcctcggtgtgtgcgggaacatcagagagcatccattcttctccaccatcggctgggaggaactgcaggagaggagggcacagccaccatttacaccatttgtgcccgttctggagaaccaacatctgaagtggccagagaataacaaagcccttcaccccttggccgggttcagcttcatgtcaccaagctggacccgataa